The Triticum aestivum cultivar Chinese Spring chromosome 3A, IWGSC CS RefSeq v2.1, whole genome shotgun sequence genome includes a region encoding these proteins:
- the LOC123060068 gene encoding indole-2-monooxygenase → MANLVQELMLETPPRAWFLFLLPLLLLSLHHWFTRKTGSTGQRLPPSPPALPIIGHLHLVGALPHVSLRDLARKHGPDVMLLRLGAVPTLVVSSPRAAEAVLRTHDHVLASRPRSVVSDIIMYGSSDIAFAPYGEYWRQARKLVTTHMLSVKKVQSFRSAGAEEVSMSMAKINEAATASGTVDMSELLNSFSNDMACRIVSGKFFLKDGRSKLFRELINDTSRLLGGFNLEEYFPALGRVGVLKRAVCAKAERVRNRWADLLDKVIDDRVSKRKSASDHKDGDFVDILLSVQQEYDLTREHMKALLTDVFFGATDTSANVLEFTLAELMRRPHFMRKLQDEVRSIIPRGQEIVSEADMNNMVYLRAVIKESLRLYPVAPLLAPHLAMADCTIHGYMVPAGTRVVVNAWAIGRDSSSWDDAEEFVPERFTDEGNATNVNFKGNDFQFLPFGAGRRICPGINLGIANVELMLANLVNHFDWELPVGVERKDIDMTEVFGLTVRRKEKLLLIPKSRM, encoded by the exons ATGGCAAACCTCGTGCAGGAGCTCATGCTAGAGACGCCCCCGCGGGCATGGTTTCTGTTcctgctccccctcctcctcttgtCTCTGCATCACTGGTTCACCAGAAAGACAGGATCAACAGGGCAGCGCCTCCCACCTTCGCCGCCGGCGCTGCCCATAATCGGGCACCTGCACCTCGTCGGCGCCCTCCCACACGTCTCCCTCCGTGACCTGGCCAGGAAGCACGGTCCGGACGTGATGCTCCTCCGGCTGGGCGCCGTGCCCACCCTCGTCGTGTCCTCTCCGCGCGCCGCAGAGGCAGTGCTGCGCACGCACGACCACGTCCTGGCGTCGCGGCCACGCTCCGTTGTCTCCGACATCATCATGTACGGCTCCTCTGACATCGCCTTCGCGCCATACGGCGAGTACTGGCGGCAGGCAAGGAAGCTTGTCACCACCCACATGCTGAGTGTTAAGAAGGTGCAGTCTTTTCGCAGCGCCGGCGCGGAGGAG GTCAGCATGTCGATGGCCAAGATCAACGAGGCAGCCACAGCTAGTGGTACAGTCGACATGAGCGAGCTGCTCAACTCATTCTCGAATGACATGGCGTGCCGTATCGTGTCGGGCAAGTTCTTCCTGAAAGATGGACGGAGCAAGTTGTTCCGGGAACTCATCAACGACACCTCACGGCTTCTGGGCGGGTTCAACTTGGAGGAGTACttcccagcattgggtagggtagGAGTGCTTAAGAGGGCGGTATGTGCCAAGGCCGAAAGAGTGAGGAACAGATGGGCTGATCTGCTGGACAAGGTGATCGACGATCGTGTGAGCAAGCGTAAATCAGCGTCTGATCACAAGGATGGCGACTTCGTAGATATTCTGTTGTCTGTTCAGCAAGAGTATGATCTCACAAGAGAGCACATGAAAGCTCTCCTCACG GATGTATTTTTCGGTGCAACAGACACGTCAGCTAACGTCCTCGAATTCACCTTGGCTGAGCTCATGAGAAGGCCACACTTCATGCGGAAGCTACAAGATGAAGTAAGGAGTATCATACCCCGGGGACAAGAAATTGTGAGCGAAGCTGATATGAACAACATGGTGTACCTAAGAGCAGTAATAAAAGAGTCTCTCAGGCTGTATCCTGTTGCGCCTCTCCTTGCTCCGCACCTGGCCATGGCTGACTGTACCATCCATGGATACATGGTTCCTGCTGGGACACGTGTCGTCGTCAATGCATGGGCCATTGGGAGGGATTCAAGCTCCTGGGATGATGCGGAAGAATTCGTACCTGAAAGATTTACAGATGAAGGCAACGCTACGAATGTTAACTTCAAAGGGAATGATTTCCAGTTCTTGCCGTTCGGGGCAGGACGAAGGATATGCCCTGGTATAAACCTCGGAATCGCAAATGTTGAGCTTATGTTAGCAAACCTCGTGAACCATTTTGATTGGGAACTTCCGGTTGGGGTTGAGAGAAAAGATATCGATATGACAGAGGTGTTCGGGCTAACCGTTCGTAGGAAGGAGAAACTATTGTTGATTCCAAAATCACGCATGTAA